The proteins below are encoded in one region of Pseudomonas putida NBRC 14164:
- a CDS encoding RidA family protein, which translates to MAHADIIYTPDPDAESISSDVAEFNGVLVTTQIPTHADGSLELGGIVEQSECTLQALKVALEKAGSGMDRVLHLTIYLTDMADRAAFNEVYQRFFSKPWPVRAAVGVASLAFEGMRVEVTAMAAKR; encoded by the coding sequence ATGGCACATGCAGACATCATCTACACCCCGGACCCGGACGCCGAGTCGATTTCGTCCGACGTCGCCGAGTTCAACGGCGTGCTGGTCACTACCCAGATTCCGACCCACGCCGATGGCAGCCTGGAGCTGGGCGGCATCGTCGAGCAAAGCGAATGCACCCTGCAGGCGCTGAAAGTAGCGCTGGAAAAGGCCGGCAGCGGCATGGACCGTGTGCTGCACCTGACCATCTACCTGACCGACATGGCCGACCGCGCCGCATTCAACGAGGTGTACCAGCGCTTCTTCAGCAAGCCATGGCCGGTGCGGGCGGCCGTGGGTGTGGCTTCGTTGGCATTTGAAGGCATGCGCGTAGAAGTCACGGCGATGGCTGCCAAGCGCTGA